A segment of the Terribacillus aidingensis genome:
TACAGGTAAATATTTTATGCTCTTTATAATTAGGTATAGCATCAATACACTTATGTAAGTAAAAACAATAGAGTAATATTTGTAAAAATCTTCAACCCTTAAAGAGAGATCAAGAATAAAGCTTATAAATAAAGGTAAAAAAAATAGAGTTTCTTTACTAAAAGTGAAAGTATGTTTATTAACAACAAATAACAAACAGGCAAAAATAGCATAAGTTATAGTATTAATTCTAACTGGGTTTGTTTCGTTTAAGAGATATTGTTCATTTCCTAGAGACGGATTAAAGGTGAAAATAAATAAAATCATTAAAATGATAATGTTTTTATATTTATCGTCACCAACAAATAGAAATTTTGAAAACAGGAATATAGACCCGAAAAATAAAAGCATTAATAATGAGATAAGCATATGAGCCTCCGAGCTTAAAATTGAAATTGCTAAGACAATATTAACATACAAAAATATGATAAAAATACTCAATTTTCCATTGTTTCAAATAAAGAAGGCACGTCCTCTCGATTGATTAAAATAACAATAAGATGTTTAATTAAATAATTTCACCACTTTAACTCACAATTAGTAAAGTTAAAAAGCGTCAATGTCTCCAATTAAATAACCTCAACTAATCATCAAAAAAGGTACATCTATACCAAAAACTCAGAATTACTTCAATATAATAAACCTACATAAGAGGAAGTCAAAAAGGTTGTTAAGATTACGCTTAACAACCTAAAGGTATCAGCTTTATTAATAAAGGTTTAAGATTTTGACAATAAACTCTCATTAATTATACTATCCCATTCGAGAGAAATCCGGTGTATATCTTCCTCTACCAATTCATCTCCCATTTGTACTTCTATTATCTCTATATCTGTTATTGCTTTTATAGCATGTTTAGTAGCTAGTGGTATATGAATTGTATCTCCCGATCTAATATGTTTAAATTCTCCATCGAGTAGCATTATCCCTTCACCTTTAACAATTGTCCAGGTTTCACTACGCTTAAAATGAATCTGGTAGCTCAAGTTCTTCCCTTTAATAATCCCTATTCTTTTGGTTAGTACTTCATTACCCTCATTATATTTTTTATAGTCTAATACTTTATACCATCCCCATCTTCTCTCTTCATACATAGGTCTTCCATTAAACTTACTAACGTAATCTTTCACTTTGGGGCTTGAATCTTTATCAGACACTAATATCCCATCAGCACTAGCCGCTACAACTATATTACTTGAGCCTATTAAAGTAACAGGAATATCTAATTCATTTATTATATGTGAATTAGTAACTGTCGGATCTATGACTCCTTTACCAACAAGATTGTCAGTCATTTCATCAGTTAAAGTATTCCATGTGCCCAAATCCTTCCAATAACCTTTGTATGGGGTTACAGTCACATTACTAGCGTTCTCTACAATTTCATAATCAAAGCTGTTTTTTGGAATTGAATCATATTGAGATAATAAATCTAAATAATTAGTGGGCAACCCTCTATTCTCTAATAAATTCATTAAATATCCCAACTTAAATCCAAAAACACCACAATTCCAGAGGGCATTCTTTTTAATTAATTCTTCAGCAGTTTCTTTATTAGGCTTTTCATGAAATGAATTGACTGCTAGATAGTTTCTATCTTTCGTAGAAGTGATTTTTGGTTGAATATATCCATATTTTTCAGATGGAATAGTTGGTTTTACTCCTAGTAATGAGATGTCAACATTAGGTAAACTTATTACTTGCTCTAACTCCTTTACCTTTTCAAAAAAGCTAGATTCTACATATGGATCAACAGGTAACACAATCACAGGCTCATTATAATCACATTCTAATTCACTCTTTAAATAAGTAGTTGCTAGTGCAATTGCTGCGAAAGTGTCTCTTCTCT
Coding sequences within it:
- a CDS encoding sugar phosphate nucleotidyltransferase, coding for MKLILLSGGSGKRLWPLSNDARSKQFIKILEDENKNKVSMVQRVWSQLKSCGLDSQSIIATSASQKDMIYSQIGSVPLVIEPERRDTFAAIALATTYLKSELECDYNEPVIVLPVDPYVESSFFEKVKELEQVISLPNVDISLLGVKPTIPSEKYGYIQPKITSTKDRNYLAVNSFHEKPNKETAEELIKKNALWNCGVFGFKLGYLMNLLENRGLPTNYLDLLSQYDSIPKNSFDYEIVENASNVTVTPYKGYWKDLGTWNTLTDEMTDNLVGKGVIDPTVTNSHIINELDIPVTLIGSSNIVVAASADGILVSDKDSSPKVKDYVSKFNGRPMYEERRWGWYKVLDYKKYNEGNEVLTKRIGIIKGKNLSYQIHFKRSETWTIVKGEGIMLLDGEFKHIRSGDTIHIPLATKHAIKAITDIEIIEVQMGDELVEEDIHRISLEWDSIINESLLSKS